One segment of Rosa chinensis cultivar Old Blush chromosome 6, RchiOBHm-V2, whole genome shotgun sequence DNA contains the following:
- the LOC112170039 gene encoding 1-aminocyclopropane-1-carboxylate oxidase homolog 1: MYNKMANTEERLQQLKAFDESKAGVKGLVDDGITKVPSIFMYKPEDPSAEDIPSFGNPTSQHQFSIPVVDLGDALAGRPAKVIQDIRWAAESVGLFHVVNHGIPKRLLEEMLEATRGFHELPREVKAEYYTRDPMRKVRYFSSYNLYQSRFATWRDSMFCDMAPEPLDPQELPLVCRDITMEYSEQVQKLGVTLFELLSQALGLKPDHLFGLDCEKEHLIISHYYPPCPEPELTIGTAKHKDGTFITLLLQDHIGGLQVLHENQWIDVLPVPGALIVNFGTLMQIISNDKFKSINHRVVAKKEGPRVSVGLFFQPAPSDNPSRLYEPIKELTCKENPPIYQTITTKEYFTELYKNSINEVPVLKSLKL; the protein is encoded by the exons ATGTACAACAAAATGGCCAATACTGAAGAGCGTCTGCAACAGCTAAAGGCCTTTGACGAATCCAAAGCTGGGGTCAAAGGTCTTGTCGATGATGGAATCACCAAAGTCCCATCCATTTTCATGTACAAGCCAGAAGATCCCTCAGCCGAGGACATCCCAAGTTTCGGCAATCCAACTAGCCAACACCAATTCAGTATTCCAGTTGTGGACCTTGGTGATGCTCTGGCTGGAAGGCCTGCTAAGGTGATCCAAGATATCCGGTGGGCTGCAGAGAGTGTGGGGTTATTTCATGTGGTTAACCATGGGATACCCAAGAGATTGTTGGAGGAGATGCTCGAGGCGACGCGTGGGTTTCATGAGCTGCCAAGGGAGGTGAAGGCTGAGTACTATACTAGGGATCCCATGAGGAAGGTCAGATACTTCAGTAGCTATAACTTGTACCAGTCAAGGTTTGCTACCTGGAGGGACAGCATGTTTTGTGACATGGCTCCCGAGCCTCTTGATCCCCAAGAATTGCCTCTGGTTTGCAg GGATATAACTATGGAGTATTCTGAGCAAGTACAAAAATTAGGTGTCACTTTGTTTGAATTGCTATCTCAGGCACTTGGACTCAAACCTGACCATCTTTTCGGTTTGGATTGCGAAAAAGAACATCTTATTATTAGTCACTACTATCCTCCATGTCCTGAGCCTGAGCTCACAATTGGCACAGCCAAACACAAAGATGGCACTTTCATAACACTTCTACTTCAAGATCATATTGGTGGACTTCAGGTTTTGCATGAAAACCAGTGGATTGATGTTCTTCCTGTGCCTGGAGCTCTAATAGTCAACTTTGGAACTCTTATGCAG ATAATCTCAAATGATAAATTCAAAAGCATTAATCATAGAGTGGTGGCAAAGAAAGAAGGTCCAAGAGTATCTGTGGGATTGTTTTTCCAACCTGCTCCATCGGATAATCCGTCGAGGCTGTACGAGCCAATTAAAGAGTTGACATGCAAAGAAAATCCACCCATTTATCAAACAATTACCACGAAAGAATATTTTACGGAGTTGTACAAAAACTCTATAAATGAGGTCCCTGTTCTAAAATCTTTGAAGTTGTGA
- the LOC112170040 gene encoding 1-aminocyclopropane-1-carboxylate oxidase homolog 1, whose product MYNKMANTEERLQQLKAFDESKAGVKGLVDDGITKVPSIFMYKPEDPSAEDIPSFGNPTSQHQFSIPVVDLGDALAGRPAKVIQDIRWAAESVGLFHVVNHGIPKRLLEEMLEATRGFHELPREVKAEYYTRDPMRKVRYFSSYNLYQSRFATWRDSMFCDMAPEPLDPQELPLVCRDITMEYSEQVQKLGVTLFELLSQALGLKPDHLFGLDCEKEHLIISHYYPPCPEPELTIGTAKHKDGTFITLLLQDHIGGLQVLHENQWIDVLPVPGALIVNFGTLMQIISNDKFKSINHRVVAKKEGPRVSVGLFFQPAPSDNPSRLYEPIKELTCKENPPIYQTITTKEYFTELYKNSINEVPVLKALKL is encoded by the exons ATGTACAACAAAATGGCCAATACTGAAGAGCGTCTGCAACAGCTAAAGGCCTTTGACGAATCCAAAGCTGGGGTCAAAGGTCTTGTCGATGATGGAATCACCAAAGTCCCATCCATTTTCATGTACAAGCCAGAAGATCCCTCAGCCGAGGACATCCCAAGTTTCGGCAATCCAACTAGCCAACACCAATTCAGTATTCCAGTTGTGGACCTTGGTGATGCTCTGGCTGGAAGGCCTGCTAAGGTGATCCAAGATATCCGGTGGGCTGCAGAGAGTGTGGGGTTATTTCATGTGGTTAACCATGGGATACCCAAGAGATTGTTGGAGGAGATGCTCGAGGCGACGCGTGGGTTTCATGAGCTGCCAAGGGAGGTGAAGGCTGAGTACTATACTAGGGATCCCATGAGGAAGGTCAGATACTTCAGTAGCTATAACTTGTACCAGTCAAGGTTTGCTACCTGGAGGGACAGCATGTTTTGTGACATGGCTCCCGAGCCTCTTGATCCCCAAGAATTGCCTCTGGTTTGCAg GGATATAACTATGGAGTATTCTGAGCAAGTACAAAAATTAGGTGTCACTTTGTTTGAATTGCTATCTCAGGCACTTGGACTCAAACCTGACCACCTTTTCGGTTTGGATTGCGAAAAAGAACATCTTATTATTAGTCACTACTATCCTCCATGTCCTGAGCCTGAGCTCACAATTGGCACAGCCAAACACAAAGATGGCACTTTCATAACACTTCTACTTCAAGATCATATTGGTGGACTTCAGGTTTTGCATGAAAACCAGTGGATTGATGTTCTTCCTGTGCCTGGAGCTCTAATAGTCAACTTTGGAACTCTTATGCAG ATAATCTCAAATGATAAATTCAAAAGCATTAATCATAGAGTGGTGGCAAAGAAAGAAGGTCCAAGAGTATCTGTGGGATTGTTTTTCCAACCTGCTCCATCGGATAATCCGTCGAGGCTGTACGAGCCAATTAAAGAGTTGACATGCAAAGAAAATCCACCCATTTATCAAACAATTACCACGAAAGAATATTTTACGGAGTTGTACAAAAACTCTATAAATGAGGTCCCTGTTCTAAAAGCTTTGAAGTTGTGA